A stretch of Patagioenas fasciata isolate bPatFas1 chromosome 4, bPatFas1.hap1, whole genome shotgun sequence DNA encodes these proteins:
- the TBC1D14 gene encoding TBC1 domain family member 14 isoform X3: protein MVVQAKKRELKEAQRRKKQLEERCKLEDSIGNAVLTWNNEILPNWETMCCSRKVRELWWQGIPPSVRGKVWSLAIGNELNITHELYDICLARAKEKWRSLSTGGAEVECEDAGFSAADREASLELIKLDISRTFPNLCIFQQGGPYHDTLHSILGAYTCYRPDVGYVQGMSFIAAVLILNLDTADAFIAFSNLLNKPCQMAFFRVDHGLMLTYFAAFEVFFEENLPKLFAHFKKNNLTPDIYLIDWIFTLYSKSLPLDLACRVWDVFCRDGEEFLFRTALGILKLFEDILTKMDFIHIAQFLTKLPEDLPSEEFFTSIAAIQMQSRNKKWAQILAALQKDNREMEKGSPSLKH, encoded by the exons ATGGTGGTTCAAGCAAAAAAAAGAG AGCTTAAAGAAGCCCAGAGGAGAAAGAAACAACTGGAAGAACGGTGTAAACTGGAAGACAGCATCGGCAATGCTGTTTTAACTTGGAACAATGAAATCTTGCCCAACTGGGAAACTAT GTGCTGTTCCCGTAAAGTTCGAGAGCTCTGGTGGCAGGGCATCCCTCCGAGTGTGAGAGGCAAAGTCTGGAGCTTGGCAATTGGCAACGAATTAAACATCACCCACG aaCTGTACGATATTTGCCTGGCTCGTGCCAAAGAGAAGTGGCGATCACTTAGCACAGGAGGGGCTGAAGTAGAATGTGAAG ATGCTGGATTTTCTGCAGCTGACAGAGAAGCAAGCTTGGAGTTAATAAAACTGGATATCTCAAGGACGTTTCCTAACCTCTGTATATTCCAGCAA GGTGGTCCCTACCATGACACGTTGCACAGTATTTTAGGAGCCTATACTTGTTACAGACCTGATGTAGGCTAT GTACAGGGCATGTCATTCATAGCAGCAGTATTGATCTTGAACTTGGATACTGCAGATGCCTTCATTGCTTTTTCTAACCTTTTAAATAAACCCTGTCAGATGGCGTTTTTTCGTGTGGACCATGGCCTT ATGTTGACTTACTTTGCTGCGTTTGAGGTATTCTTTGAAGAAAATCTGCCAAAGTTATTTGCTCACTTCAAAAAAAATAACTTAACTCCAGACATCTACCTTATTGATTG gATATTCACATTGTACAGCAAATCTTTGCCACTAGACTTGGCATGTCGTGTGTGGGATGTGTTCTGCCGTGATGGAGAAGAGTTCTTATTCCGTACAGCTCTGGGAATATTAAAACTTTTTGAAGATATTTTGACCAAAATGGACTTCATTCATATAGCTCAGTTTTTAACAAAGCTACCAGAGGACTTGCCTTCGGAAGAATTCTTCACATCTATTGCGGCCATTCAGATGCAAAGTAGAAACAAAAAGTGGGCTCAG ATACTGGCTGCTCTGCAGAAAGATAACCGGGAGATGGAAAAAGGAAGTCCTTCGCTTAAACATTGA
- the TBC1D14 gene encoding TBC1 domain family member 14 isoform X2: MEYEEKTGRAHRPLSPKQNVRKNLDFEPLSTTALILEDRPANLPAKPAEEAQKHRQQYEEMVVQAKKRELKEAQRRKKQLEERCKLEDSIGNAVLTWNNEILPNWETMCCSRKVRELWWQGIPPSVRGKVWSLAIGNELNITHELYDICLARAKEKWRSLSTGGAEVECEDAGFSAADREASLELIKLDISRTFPNLCIFQQGGPYHDTLHSILGAYTCYRPDVGYVQGMSFIAAVLILNLDTADAFIAFSNLLNKPCQMAFFRVDHGLMLTYFAAFEVFFEENLPKLFAHFKKNNLTPDIYLIDWIFTLYSKSLPLDLACRVWDVFCRDGEEFLFRTALGILKLFEDILTKMDFIHIAQFLTKLPEDLPSEEFFTSIAAIQMQSRNKKWAQILAALQKDNREMEKGSPSLKH, from the exons gaaCCTTCCTGCAAAACCAGCTGAAGAAGCTCAGAAACACAGACAACAGTACGAAGAAATGGTGGTTCAAGCAAAAAAAAGAG AGCTTAAAGAAGCCCAGAGGAGAAAGAAACAACTGGAAGAACGGTGTAAACTGGAAGACAGCATCGGCAATGCTGTTTTAACTTGGAACAATGAAATCTTGCCCAACTGGGAAACTAT GTGCTGTTCCCGTAAAGTTCGAGAGCTCTGGTGGCAGGGCATCCCTCCGAGTGTGAGAGGCAAAGTCTGGAGCTTGGCAATTGGCAACGAATTAAACATCACCCACG aaCTGTACGATATTTGCCTGGCTCGTGCCAAAGAGAAGTGGCGATCACTTAGCACAGGAGGGGCTGAAGTAGAATGTGAAG ATGCTGGATTTTCTGCAGCTGACAGAGAAGCAAGCTTGGAGTTAATAAAACTGGATATCTCAAGGACGTTTCCTAACCTCTGTATATTCCAGCAA GGTGGTCCCTACCATGACACGTTGCACAGTATTTTAGGAGCCTATACTTGTTACAGACCTGATGTAGGCTAT GTACAGGGCATGTCATTCATAGCAGCAGTATTGATCTTGAACTTGGATACTGCAGATGCCTTCATTGCTTTTTCTAACCTTTTAAATAAACCCTGTCAGATGGCGTTTTTTCGTGTGGACCATGGCCTT ATGTTGACTTACTTTGCTGCGTTTGAGGTATTCTTTGAAGAAAATCTGCCAAAGTTATTTGCTCACTTCAAAAAAAATAACTTAACTCCAGACATCTACCTTATTGATTG gATATTCACATTGTACAGCAAATCTTTGCCACTAGACTTGGCATGTCGTGTGTGGGATGTGTTCTGCCGTGATGGAGAAGAGTTCTTATTCCGTACAGCTCTGGGAATATTAAAACTTTTTGAAGATATTTTGACCAAAATGGACTTCATTCATATAGCTCAGTTTTTAACAAAGCTACCAGAGGACTTGCCTTCGGAAGAATTCTTCACATCTATTGCGGCCATTCAGATGCAAAGTAGAAACAAAAAGTGGGCTCAG ATACTGGCTGCTCTGCAGAAAGATAACCGGGAGATGGAAAAAGGAAGTCCTTCGCTTAAACATTGA